A window of the Rhodoferax sp. GW822-FHT02A01 genome harbors these coding sequences:
- a CDS encoding [protein-PII] uridylyltransferase, with product MTDIGALRKTYRTRKAELLATLGERAASTRTVRHALRANSDLVDAMLVELWQMAALPEACALLAVGGFGRSELYPYSDVDVLVLLPDGTSPDNDADLKGRIEAFISNCWDLGLEIGSSVRSLSECLSEAERDVTIQTALLESRLITGNGKLASKFQKAFFAAMDPQAFFVAKTLEMRQRHTKFEDTPYSLEPNCKESPGGLRDLQIILWVSKAAGLGDNWKALAQNGLATAFEIKQIQRNEALLVQIRARLHLLARRREDRLIFDLQTAVAEAFGYSNSESDADQKGVVRASEHLMRRYYWAAKAVAQLNQILLMNIEERLNPSTHTPQRINDRFNDKAGTLDVVSDDLYQRNPHAILETFLVYQTTVGIKGLSARTLRALYNARDLMDSKFRSDPVNRKTFMQIITQHEGLTHAMRQMNQTSVLGRYLWVFRRIVGQMQHDLFHVYTVDQHILMVLRNMRRFFIVEHAHEYPFCSQLASGWDKPWVLYVAALFHDIAKGRGGDHSELGTIEARRFCKAHGIDAEDTALIEFLVREHLTMSRIAQKADLSDPKIIADFAQRVGNERNLTALYLLTVADIRGTSPKVWNAWKGKLLEDLYKYTARALGGRAPDPDAEVEARKREALVMVALYAMPFEAHKPLWDTLDVSYFMRHEASDIAWHTKQISRHVDTDHPIVRARRSPIGEGLQVMVYTHDQPDLFARICGYFDQSGFSILDAKVHTSKTSYALDTFQVITAGGIDEHFRELTAMVESGLTNAIAKETPLPAPSRGRVSRRVKSFPIAPRVTLRPDERAQLWLLNISASDRQGLLYSITRVLAHHQIEVKLAKVVTLGERVEDTFLIQGPQLQHNRTQIEIETELLDALAS from the coding sequence ATGACTGATATCGGCGCGTTGCGCAAAACCTACCGCACCCGCAAGGCGGAGCTGCTTGCGACCCTCGGCGAACGCGCCGCATCCACCCGAACCGTACGCCACGCCCTGCGCGCCAATTCAGACCTGGTAGACGCGATGCTAGTGGAACTGTGGCAAATGGCCGCACTACCGGAAGCTTGTGCCCTGCTTGCGGTGGGCGGGTTTGGCCGCAGCGAGCTGTACCCCTATTCGGATGTGGACGTGCTGGTGCTGCTGCCGGACGGTACTTCGCCCGACAACGATGCCGACCTCAAAGGCCGCATCGAAGCGTTCATCAGCAATTGCTGGGATCTGGGTCTGGAAATAGGCTCCAGCGTGCGTAGCCTCTCGGAATGCCTGAGCGAAGCCGAACGGGACGTGACCATCCAAACTGCGCTGCTCGAGAGCCGCCTGATCACCGGCAACGGCAAACTGGCAAGCAAATTCCAGAAGGCCTTTTTCGCGGCCATGGACCCCCAGGCCTTCTTTGTGGCCAAGACGCTGGAGATGCGCCAGCGCCACACCAAGTTTGAAGACACGCCCTACTCCCTGGAGCCCAATTGCAAGGAGTCACCCGGTGGCCTGCGCGACCTGCAGATCATTCTGTGGGTATCCAAGGCGGCGGGTCTGGGCGACAACTGGAAGGCACTGGCCCAGAATGGTCTGGCAACCGCCTTCGAAATCAAGCAGATCCAGCGCAACGAGGCGCTGCTGGTCCAAATCCGGGCGCGGCTGCACCTGCTGGCTCGGCGCCGTGAAGACCGCCTGATATTCGATCTGCAAACGGCGGTGGCCGAGGCCTTTGGCTACAGCAACAGCGAAAGCGATGCCGATCAAAAGGGCGTAGTGCGGGCCAGCGAACACCTGATGCGCCGCTACTACTGGGCCGCCAAGGCCGTAGCCCAGCTCAACCAGATTCTGCTGATGAACATCGAGGAGCGGCTGAACCCCTCCACGCACACACCGCAGCGCATCAACGACCGCTTCAATGACAAGGCCGGCACGCTGGATGTGGTCAGCGACGACCTGTACCAGCGCAATCCGCACGCCATCCTGGAAACTTTCCTGGTCTACCAGACCACGGTCGGCATCAAGGGCCTGTCGGCGCGTACCCTGCGCGCCCTGTACAACGCGCGCGACCTGATGGACTCCAAGTTCCGCAGCGACCCAGTCAACCGCAAGACCTTCATGCAAATCATCACGCAGCACGAGGGCTTGACCCACGCCATGCGGCAGATGAACCAGACCTCGGTGCTGGGGCGCTACCTGTGGGTGTTCCGTCGCATCGTCGGTCAGATGCAGCACGACCTGTTCCATGTCTACACCGTGGACCAGCACATCCTGATGGTATTGCGCAATATGCGCCGCTTCTTCATCGTGGAGCATGCGCACGAGTACCCGTTCTGCTCGCAACTGGCTTCCGGTTGGGACAAGCCCTGGGTGCTCTACGTCGCGGCACTGTTCCATGACATCGCCAAGGGCCGTGGTGGCGACCATTCCGAACTCGGCACGATCGAGGCCCGGCGCTTCTGCAAGGCACACGGGATCGATGCGGAAGACACGGCCCTGATTGAGTTCCTGGTGCGCGAGCACCTGACCATGAGCCGCATCGCGCAGAAGGCAGATCTGAGTGATCCCAAGATCATCGCTGACTTCGCTCAACGCGTGGGCAACGAGCGCAACCTGACAGCCTTGTACCTGTTGACGGTTGCAGATATCCGCGGCACCTCCCCCAAGGTCTGGAACGCGTGGAAGGGCAAGCTGCTGGAAGACCTGTACAAGTACACCGCCCGCGCCTTGGGCGGCCGCGCACCCGATCCAGATGCCGAGGTAGAAGCCCGCAAGCGTGAAGCCCTGGTGATGGTGGCCCTTTACGCCATGCCGTTTGAGGCGCACAAGCCCTTGTGGGATACGCTGGACGTGAGCTATTTCATGCGCCACGAAGCGTCCGACATTGCCTGGCACACCAAGCAGATTTCCCGCCATGTGGATACCGACCACCCCATCGTCCGGGCACGGCGCTCCCCCATTGGCGAAGGCCTGCAGGTCATGGTCTATACCCATGACCAGCCGGATCTGTTTGCCCGCATCTGCGGCTACTTTGACCAGAGCGGCTTCAGCATTCTGGATGCCAAGGTCCACACCAGCAAAACCAGCTACGCGCTGGACACCTTCCAGGTGATCACCGCCGGTGGCATTGACGAGCACTTCCGTGAACTCACCGCCATGGTCGAAAGCGGCCTGACCAATGCCATTGCCAAGGAGACGCCGCTGCCCGCACCCAGCCGTGGCCGGGTGTCACGCCGCGTCAAGAGCTTCCCCATCGCGCCGCGCGTGACGCTGCGTCCCGATGAGAGAGCGCAGCTCTGGCTGCTGAATATTTCGGCCAGCGACCGTCAGGGTCTGCTGTATTCCATCACCCGTGTGCTGGCACACCACCAGATTGAGGTGAAACTGGCCAAGGTGGTGACACTGGGGGAACGGGTGGAAGATACCTTCCTCATCCAGGGGCCGCAGTTGCAGCACAACAGGACCCAGATCGAGATCGAAACCGAGTTGCTTGACGCTCTGGCGTCCTGA
- the def gene encoding peptide deformylase, translated as MTVRDILKMGDARLLRVAQPVTEFDTDLLHLLITDMLDTMRAANGAGLAAPQIGVDLQLVIFGGDGANPRYPDRPLVPPTVLINPTITPLSDEEVSDWEGCLSVPGLRGMVPRWAHIRYTGFDQYGDAIDRVVDGFHARVVQHECDHLWGKLYPMRIRDFSRFGFTEVLFPGLASMEDD; from the coding sequence ATGACCGTTCGGGACATATTGAAGATGGGCGATGCGCGCCTGCTGCGCGTGGCACAGCCGGTGACGGAGTTCGACACCGATTTGTTGCACCTGCTCATCACCGACATGCTGGACACCATGCGCGCGGCCAACGGCGCGGGATTGGCCGCGCCGCAAATCGGCGTGGACCTGCAACTGGTCATTTTCGGTGGTGATGGCGCCAACCCGCGCTATCCCGATCGCCCGCTAGTGCCGCCCACGGTGCTCATCAACCCCACCATCACGCCACTGAGCGACGAAGAAGTAAGTGACTGGGAGGGCTGCCTGTCCGTGCCCGGGCTGCGCGGCATGGTGCCGCGCTGGGCACACATCCGCTACACCGGTTTTGACCAATATGGGGACGCGATAGACCGGGTGGTTGATGGTTTTCATGCCCGCGTGGTGCAGCACGAATGCGATCACCTCTGGGGCAAGCTGTATCCCATGCGGATTCGTGATTTTTCACGGTTCGGGTTTACCGAGGTGCTGTTTCCTGGCCTTGCCAGCATGGAGGATGACTGA
- the ligA gene encoding NAD-dependent DNA ligase LigA, with protein MANLDLFATNPDEAQDRSRLDALRAQLHTLAHQYYVLDAPTVPDAEYDRLFRELQALEAAHPDWLTPDSPTQRVGGKPLDQFASVRHAVPMLSIRTETDTESTGAEAFDARVRKELELVEGDPAVEYVAELKFDGLAINLRYESGVLLQAATRGDGENGEDVTQNIRTIGQIPLRLPAVVPQVLEVRGEVYMRRDDFEALNERQREKGEKTFVNPRNAAAGAVRQLDPGIAAQRPLSFFAYGLGEVTPAEQGGPAFATHYGMLQTLKSWGFPVAAQVEVAHGASALIAYHQRIARERDQLPYDIDGVVYKVNSLALQRQLGFVTREPRWAVAHKYPAQEEITKVLGIDVQVGRTGKLTPVARLEPVFVGGTTVSNATLHNLFEVRKKEVRVGDSVIVRRAGDVIPEVVGKVQSVLNPEPFRHYPRSPYVPNFRMPTKCPICGSDVVREKGEANHRCTGGLFCSAQRKQAILHFAQRRAVEVEGLGEKLVDQLVESNVVRTLPDLYKLGLTTLAALERMADKSAQNIVDALEKSKQTTLPRFLFGLGIRHVGEATAKELARHFGSLDAIMDASEEVLLQVSDVGPIVAKSIRTFFDQAHNREVVEQLRACGIHWEEGAPTSDTPKPLAGKTFVLTGTLPTLGRDAAKDLIEAAGGKVSGSVSKKTHFVVAGTEAGSKLDKANELGVTVLDEAALLEMLK; from the coding sequence ATGGCCAATCTGGACTTGTTTGCAACAAACCCGGACGAGGCCCAGGATCGGTCTCGGCTGGATGCACTGCGCGCACAGTTGCACACGCTGGCGCACCAGTACTACGTGCTGGACGCGCCCACGGTACCCGATGCGGAATACGACCGCTTGTTCCGGGAGTTGCAGGCGCTTGAAGCAGCGCACCCCGACTGGCTGACACCAGACTCTCCCACCCAGCGTGTGGGTGGCAAGCCCTTGGACCAGTTTGCATCGGTGCGCCACGCCGTGCCCATGCTGAGCATCCGCACCGAGACCGATACCGAATCCACCGGCGCCGAGGCGTTTGACGCCCGGGTGCGCAAGGAGCTTGAGCTAGTCGAGGGCGACCCGGCCGTGGAGTACGTGGCCGAGCTGAAGTTTGACGGCCTGGCCATCAATCTGCGCTACGAAAGCGGCGTACTGTTGCAAGCGGCCACGCGCGGTGACGGCGAAAACGGCGAAGACGTGACACAGAACATCCGCACCATCGGGCAGATCCCGCTGCGGCTGCCAGCTGTGGTGCCGCAGGTACTGGAGGTGCGCGGCGAGGTTTATATGCGCCGGGATGACTTTGAAGCGTTGAACGAACGTCAGCGTGAGAAGGGCGAAAAGACCTTCGTCAATCCGCGCAATGCTGCAGCCGGTGCCGTGCGCCAGCTGGACCCTGGCATAGCTGCACAAAGGCCTTTGAGTTTTTTTGCGTATGGCCTTGGCGAAGTGACACCAGCAGAGCAAGGTGGCCCCGCCTTTGCCACCCATTACGGCATGTTGCAGACACTGAAGTCGTGGGGCTTTCCGGTTGCGGCACAAGTGGAAGTTGCGCACGGCGCGTCTGCTTTGATTGCCTATCACCAGCGTATAGCGCGTGAACGTGATCAACTGCCGTATGACATTGATGGCGTGGTCTATAAGGTCAACAGCCTGGCATTGCAGCGGCAGCTCGGGTTTGTTACCCGAGAACCACGTTGGGCAGTGGCCCACAAATATCCGGCGCAGGAGGAGATCACCAAGGTATTGGGCATTGATGTGCAGGTGGGGCGCACCGGCAAGCTCACGCCTGTGGCGCGACTGGAGCCTGTTTTTGTCGGTGGAACCACCGTGTCCAACGCCACACTGCACAACCTGTTTGAGGTGCGCAAGAAAGAAGTTCGTGTTGGGGATTCGGTGATCGTGAGGCGTGCGGGCGACGTAATCCCCGAAGTGGTGGGGAAGGTTCAAAGTGTTTTGAACCCGGAACCATTCAGGCACTATCCGCGAAGCCCCTATGTGCCCAATTTTCGCATGCCCACCAAATGCCCCATTTGTGGAAGCGATGTCGTGCGCGAAAAGGGAGAGGCAAACCATCGCTGCACGGGCGGGCTCTTCTGCAGTGCCCAACGCAAGCAGGCGATATTGCACTTTGCCCAGCGCCGTGCCGTTGAAGTTGAAGGTCTGGGCGAAAAGTTGGTGGATCAATTGGTAGAAAGCAATGTGGTCCGCACGTTGCCGGATTTGTACAAGCTCGGCCTGACGACGCTCGCTGCGCTGGAGCGGATGGCAGACAAATCCGCCCAAAACATCGTAGACGCGCTGGAAAAATCCAAGCAGACCACCTTGCCGCGCTTTCTGTTCGGGCTGGGCATTCGACATGTAGGAGAGGCCACTGCCAAGGAACTGGCGCGCCACTTTGGCTCGCTGGACGCCATCATGGACGCCAGCGAAGAAGTCCTGTTGCAGGTCAGCGATGTGGGGCCCATCGTGGCCAAGAGCATACGTACCTTTTTTGACCAGGCGCACAACCGCGAAGTGGTCGAACAGCTGCGCGCCTGCGGCATCCATTGGGAAGAGGGCGCGCCTACGTCCGACACGCCCAAGCCGCTGGCGGGCAAGACCTTTGTGTTGACTGGCACCTTGCCTACGCTGGGCCGCGATGCCGCCAAGGATCTGATCGAGGCGGCCGGTGGCAAGGTCTCCGGCTCGGTCAGCAAGAAGACGCATTTTGTGGTCGCAGGCACCGAGGCGGGCAGCAAGCTCGACAAGGCCAATGAATTAGGTGTTACCGTACTGGATGAAGCCGCTTTGCTGGAGATGCTGAAATGA
- a CDS encoding cell division protein ZipA C-terminal FtsZ-binding domain-containing protein, producing the protein MSNLQIGLAVAGGLALVGVVGYNTWMSRKNAPRQAAPDALVEPAMDTVEPAFTDAEVHATDMALPTPSKKPALDALIDVIAPLTLDPSAAPVSGEAAIAALPATRRAGTKPFAVEGFNTQTQQWESPANGQRYSSFQAGVQLANRTGALNEIEYSEFVVKAQAFADAVGATPEFPEMLDEVARARELDQFASAHDAQLGFCIRARNASWSPGYVHQNAARLGFVVGVIPGRMVLPAAQEGLPPVLVLSFDSQAALAEDPAQSAIRDISLHLDVAQADRAEHPFERMRDAAFALAEGMDGVVTDDNGQPLALETMEVIASELQTLYNTLEQRDLAAGSAVARRLFS; encoded by the coding sequence ATGAGCAATTTACAGATCGGATTGGCCGTCGCCGGTGGACTGGCGTTGGTCGGTGTCGTGGGCTACAACACCTGGATGTCGCGCAAGAATGCGCCGCGCCAGGCCGCGCCCGATGCACTCGTTGAGCCCGCCATGGACACGGTGGAGCCGGCTTTCACCGATGCAGAGGTCCATGCCACGGATATGGCCTTGCCGACACCGTCCAAGAAGCCGGCACTGGACGCGCTCATCGATGTGATTGCTCCTCTGACGCTGGACCCCAGCGCCGCACCGGTGTCTGGGGAAGCGGCCATTGCCGCACTGCCGGCTACACGCCGGGCCGGTACCAAACCGTTTGCGGTGGAGGGCTTCAACACCCAAACCCAGCAATGGGAAAGCCCGGCCAACGGACAGCGCTACAGCAGCTTTCAGGCCGGGGTGCAACTGGCTAACCGCACCGGTGCGCTCAACGAGATCGAATACTCCGAATTCGTCGTCAAGGCCCAGGCCTTTGCCGACGCGGTGGGTGCCACGCCGGAATTCCCCGAGATGCTGGACGAGGTGGCGCGTGCCCGAGAGCTGGATCAGTTTGCCAGCGCACATGACGCGCAGCTGGGTTTTTGCATCCGCGCGCGCAATGCCTCCTGGAGCCCGGGCTATGTGCACCAGAACGCTGCCCGCCTGGGCTTTGTGGTCGGTGTGATCCCTGGGCGCATGGTGCTGCCCGCCGCGCAGGAGGGGCTGCCGCCCGTGCTGGTACTGAGCTTTGACTCGCAGGCCGCATTGGCCGAAGACCCAGCGCAGTCTGCGATCCGCGATATCAGCCTGCACCTGGATGTGGCCCAGGCCGATCGGGCAGAACATCCGTTTGAGCGCATGCGTGACGCCGCTTTTGCCTTGGCGGAGGGCATGGACGGCGTGGTGACCGACGACAACGGCCAGCCTTTGGCGCTGGAGACTATGGAAGTCATCGCCTCCGAGCTGCAAACGCTGTACAACACGCTGGAGCAGCGCGATCTTGCGGCCGGCTCGGCAGTGGCACGTCGGCTTTTTTCCTGA